The Urocitellus parryii isolate mUroPar1 chromosome 6, mUroPar1.hap1, whole genome shotgun sequence genome includes a window with the following:
- the LOC113199156 gene encoding olfactory receptor 11H6-like gives MVSDFILLGFPCRWEIQIFLFSIFFMTYILTLLGNMAIVCAVRWDHRLHTPMYILLANFSFLEICYVNSDVPNMLANFLSRTKAISFTRCLLQLYFFFSLGTTECLFLSIMAYDRFLAICRPLHYPTIMTSKFCNRLVIFCWVYGFLWFLIPVILITQLPFCGPNVIDDFLCDLGPLLTLASACVPIPGTVLICGTMSSLLIFATFFYIIGSYTLVLRAVIQVPSAAGRKKAFSTCSSHLAVVLLFYGSVMMTYVSPGSGQAEGMQKFTTLFYSVLTPFFNPMIYSLRNKEMKDALKKVLGGSPN, from the coding sequence ATGGTGAGCGACTTCATCCTCTTGGGTTTCCCTTGCCGCTGGGAAATACAGatcttccttttctccatattctttaTGACTTACATCCTGACTCTGCTCGGAAATATGGCCATCGTATGTGCAGTGCGCTGGGACCACCgtctccacacccccatgtacatTCTGCTGGCCAACTTCTCCTTCCTGGAGATATGCTATGTCAACTCTGACGTGCCCAACATGCTGGCCAACTTCCTCTCCAGGACCAAAGCCATCTCCTTCACCCGGTGCCTCCTCCAATTGTACTTCTTCTTCTCACTGGGCACAACTGAGTGCTTATTTCTCTCCATCATGGCCTATGACCGGTTCCTGGCCATCTGCCGCCCCCTGCACTACCCCACTATCATGACTTCTAAGTTCTGTAATCGCCTGGTCATCTTTTGCTGGGTCTACGGTTTCCTCTGGTTTCTGATCCCAGTGATACTCATCACCCAGCTGCCATTTTGTGGCCCAAATGTGATTGATGACTTTCTGTGTGACCTGGGTCCCCTGCTGACCCTGGCTTCAGCCTGTGTCCCCATCCCAGGGACAGTTCTCATATGTGGAACCATGAGCTCCCTCCTCATTTTTGCTACCTTTTTCTACATAATTGGCTCCTACACACTGGTGTTGAGGGCTGTGATACAAGTGCCCTCTGCTGCCGGCCGGaagaaggccttctccacctgctcctcacaCTTGGCTGTCGTGCTCCTATTCTATGGATCAGTCATGATGACGTACGTGAGTCCAGGGTCAGGACAAGCAGAGGGTATGCAGAAGTTCACAACTTTGTTCTACTCAGTTTTGACCCCTTTTTTCAACCCCATGATCTATAGCCTTcggaataaagaaatgaaagacgcCTTGAAGAAAGTTCTAGGAGGTTCCCCAAATTGA
- the LOC113199135 gene encoding olfactory receptor 11H6-like: protein MNASGANMVTEFILLSFSCSREFQVLLFMLFLVSYILTLLGNGAIVCAVKLDQKLHTPMYLLLANFSFLEICYINTTVPNMLGNFLSETKTISFTACFLQFYFFFSLGTNETFLLPLMAFDRYLAICRPLHYPTIMSNRLCTILVVLCWVTAFLCYPVPIYFITQLPFCGPNTIDHFVCDPGPLLALSCVPAPGIELSCSLLSSVIIFITLFFILASYTLVLRAVFRVPSAAGRRKAFSTCGSHLVVVSLFYATLMVMYISPNSGNPAGTQKVVTLIYSSLTPLVNPLIYSLRNKDMKAALRKIKILTKISQNS, encoded by the coding sequence ATGAATGCATCAGGAGCCAATATGGTGACTGAATTCATACTTTTAAGTTTTTCCTGCTCCAGAGAGTTCCAGGTCCTCCTCTTCATGCTGTTCCTTGTGTCCTACATACTGACTCTGTTGGGAAATGGGGCCATCGTCTGTGCAGTGAAGCTGGACCAAAAACTCCACACCCCAATGTACCTCCTGCTGGCCAACTTCTCCTTCCTAGAAATCTGTTACATCAACACCACTGTCCCAAATATGTTAGGAAACTTCCTGTCCGAGACAAAAACCATCTCTTTCACAGCCTGCTTCCTGcagttttacttcttcttctCCTTGGGCACCAATGAGACCTTCCTATTGCCCCTTATGGCGTTTGACCGATACTTGGCCATCTGTCGGCCTCTCCACTATCCTACCATCATGAGCAATCGTCTCTGCACAATCTTGGTGGTCCTCTGCTGGGTGACTGCCTTCCTCTGCTATCCAGTGCCTATCTATTTTATCACTCAACTCCCCTTTTGTGGCCCCAATACCATTGACCACTTTGTCTGTGACCCTGGTCCTCTTCTGGCCCTGTCCTGTGTTCCTGCACCTGGAATTGAACTTTCCTGTTCCTTATTGAGTTCAGTCATTATCTTCATCACCCTTTTCTTCATCCTTGCCTCCTATACCCTGGTCCTCAGAGCAGTATTTCGTGTGCCCTCAGCTGCTGGAAGGCGCAAGGCTTTCTCCACCTGTGGTTCTCACCTAGTCGTGGTGTCTCTCTTCTATGCAACACTGATGGTGATGTACATCAGCCCGAACTCTGGGAATCCAGCTGGGACACAGAAGGTTGTAACCTTGATCTACTCCTCCTTGACCCCACTTGTAAACCCACTCATCTACAGTCTCCGGAACAAAGACATGAAGGCAGCcttgagaaaaattaagataCTCACTAAAATTAGTCAAAATTCATGA
- the LOC113199155 gene encoding olfactory receptor 11G2-like → MKTFSSPSNSSTITGFILLGFPGPRERQILLFMLFSTVYLLTLMGNGSIICAVHWDQRLHTPMYILLANFSFLEIWYVTSTVPNMLANFVSETKVISFSGCFLQFYFFFSLGSAECFFLAVMAFDRYLAICRPLHYPTLMTGHLCNILVSTCWVLGFLWFLIPITVISQMSFCGSRIIDHFLCDPGPLLALTCSRHPVIELMSSTLSSLLLFIPFLFIMGSYVLVLRAVLKVPSAAGKRKAFSTCGSHLAVVSLFYGSVMVMYVHPTSEHEAGMQKIVTLFYSVFTPLINPVIYSLRNTDMKQAMKKLLGIYH, encoded by the coding sequence ATGAAAACCTTCAGCTCTCCCAGCAACTCCAGCACCATCACTGGCTTCATCCTCCTGGGCTTCCCTGGCCCCAGGGAGAGGCAGATCCTCCTCTTCATGCTCTTCTCCACTGTCTATCTCCTGACCCTCATGGGCAATGGTTCCATCATCTGTGCCGTACACTGGGATCAGAGACTACACACCCCCATGTACATCCTGCTGGCCAACTTCTCCTTCCTGGAGATCTGGTATGTCACTTCCACAGTCCCCAACATGTTGGCCAACTTCGTGTCTGAAACCAAGGTCATCTCCTTTTCTGGGTGCTTCCTgcagttctatttcttcttctccttgggCTCTGCAGAATGCTTCTTCCTGGCAGTGATGGCATTTGATCGGTACCTTGCCATCTGCAGGCCCCTACACTATCCCACTCTTATGACTGGGCATCTATGCAACATCCTTGTGTCCACCTGCTGGGTACTTGGCTTCCTCTGGTTCCTGATTCCAATCACTGTCATTTCCCAGATGTCTTTCTGTGGATCCAGAATTATTGACCATTTCCTATGTGATCCAGGTCCTCTGTTAGCCCTTACATGTTCCAGACACCCTGTAATAGAGTTGATGAGCTCCACCTTAAGCTCCCTGCTTTTATTTATCCCCTTTCTCTTCATCATGGGGTCTTATGTCCTTGTCCTCAGAGCTGTATTGAAGGTCCCATCAGCAGCTGGAAAAAGAAAGGCCTtttccacctgtgggtctcacctaGCTGTGGTCTCACTCTTCTATGGCTCAGTAATGGTCATGTATGTGCATCCAACATCTGAGCATGAAGCTGGGATGCAGAAGATTGTGActctgttttattctgtttttactcCACTCATTAATCCTGTCATATATAGTCTGAGGAACACTGATATGAAGCAGGCAATGAAGAAATTACTGGGAATATATCATTAA